Genomic window (candidate division KSB1 bacterium):
GGCCATATGCATCGATCCTTTCTGCATGGTGCGCGACTATTGCGGGGGCCAGCGTCAGCACACCTAATGTCCCCATGCGCTCGACCGAGCATTTGGTTGTCAAGGCCTTTCGGTTTCGTTTTTCCCACACTCGACGTTTCTATTCCCCCCGTGAGGCCGCTGCCCTGAGGCGGCGGAGCACCTTCATGGTGTCGTTCACCCCGCGGCCAAAGTAGTCGTGCAGCCGCACGTATTCCGCGTACAGTTGGGCGTAGATTGCATGGTGGGCAGGCACCGGCCGGTAGACGGTCTCCTTCTGCTTGGCCATGCGCCTTGTCGCTTCGGCAAAGTCGTCAAAGCCGCCGGCGGCGCGACCGGCGGCAATCGCCCCGATGATGGCCGCCCCTAACGCTGTGGCCTGGGCCGAGGCGGCGAGGCGGATCTCCCGCCCGGTCACGTCCGCATAGATCTGCATGAGCATTGGGCTCTTGTCGGCAATTCCCCCGCAGGCATAAAGCTCCTGCACGGGTATGCCTTGCTCTTCGTGGTTGTCGACGATCTTTTTGGTACCGAACGCCGTCGCCTCCACCAAGGCGCGGTAGACCTCCTCTGGTTTGCTGGCTAAGGTGAAGCCGACGATGAGCCCAGACAGCTCCGCGTCCATGAGGATGGAGCGGTTGCCATTCCACCAGTCCAGCGCCAACAGGCCGCTTTGCCCAGGGCGGAGGCGTGCAGCCCGCTGCTCCAGCACCTTGTAGGGATCAAGACCGTTGCGCGTGGCTTCTTCGTGGAGCTCTACCGGCAGGTGCTGGCGCACGTACCAGGCGAAGATGTCGCCCACGGCTGCCTGGCCAGATTCGTAGCCCACGTATCCGGGTACGATGCCGTCTTCCACTATGCCTGCGATGCCCGTGGCAGTCACTTTGGGCCCCAGCACCATGTGGCAGGTGGAAGTGCCCAGGACCAGCACCATCTTTCCCGGCTCCGCCACGCCGGTGCCGAGCACCGCGGAGTGGGCATCGATGATGGCCACGCCCACAGGGGTGCCTGCGCGCAAGCCGAGACGCTGGGCCACTTCGGCGCGCGTGCCCACCGGGTAGATGCTGGTGCTCAGCTTGTCAGCAACCACGTCTCTGAAGCGGGAATCCAAGGCGGCGAAAAAGTCCGGCGAAGGATAGCCTGCCTGCTTGTCCCAAAGGGCCTTGTAGCCCGCCTGACAGGCGCTCCGTTTTTCCTCGCCCGTGAGGTACCACACCAGCCAGTCGCCGCCCTCGATGATGCGGGATGCGGCCTGGTACACCTCCGGCGCCTCGCGCAGCATCTGCAGCGCCTTTGGGAAGAGCCATTCAGAAGCGATCTTGCCGCCGTAGCGAGCCAGGAAAGATTCTCCCCGCTGCGCGGCCAGGTGATTGATCTCGTCTGCCTCAGGCTGGGCAGCGTGATGCTTCCAGAGTTTGGGCCAGGCATGGGGTTGCACGGCAAAGGCTTCCGTCAGGCAGGGAGGAGTGCCGTTAGCAGTGGTGGGCAGCACCGTGCAAGAAGTAAAGTCGACGCCAATTCCCACCACCTGCTCCGCTTCGACCCTTGCCTCCCGGATGGCGTGCGGCACGATGTGCGCCAGGGCGTGCAGCCAATCCCCTGGGTGTCGCACTGCCCACTCGTCGCCCAATTTCACGCCGGACTCGGGGAGCTCCTCAGTGATGACCCCGTGGGGATACTGCGCGACTGCGGTGGCGAGCTCCTCCCCGGAAGAGAGATCGACCACCACCGCGCGTGCCGATTCGGTGCCAAAGTCAAGCCCCAGGCTCACCAGCCTTCTGTCCATGCGTCTCTCCTGACGGGTTGTGGTGCGGGATCAATCGCCCAGGCAGCTGCCGACACTGCGCGCCACGGCAATCAATGGCGAGTCCAAGGGGACTTTGCGGGTCTTGCCTCCCACCTCCTTAATGGGCACGTGCTTCAGCTCGCCACCCTGGATGCCCACCATGTGGCCAAAGTTGCCGTTCACCACCATCCTCACCGCTTCGACGCCGAAGCGCGTGGCGAGGATGCGGTCGTAGGCAGTCGGCACGCCGCCCCGCAGCAGGTGCCCCAACACCGTAACCCGCGTCTCCACTTTGGTGCGTTGCTCGATATCTTTGGCCACCACGCTGCCGATGCCGCCCAAGCGGATCTTGTCCGGGCTCCCTTCGATCAGCTCGCGCACCACCATCTTGCCCCCTTTGGGGGCCGCCGCTTCTGCGACCACGAGAATGCTGAAACGGCTCCCGCGGAAGTTGCGCTCTTTCACTCGTTCGCAGACGATATCGATATCGTACGGGATTTCCGGGATGAGGATGATGTCGCCACCCCCGGCGATGCCGATGGTTAGGGCCAACCAGCCGGCATAGCGGCCCATCACTTCCACGACCATCACGCGGTGGTGCGACTGAGCAGTGGTGTGCAGGCGGTCAATGGCTTCGGTACCTGTGGCCACCGCCGAATCGAAGCCAAAGGTCACGTCCGTGCCGTACAGGTCGTTGTCGATCGTCTTCGGCACTCCGACCACCGGCAGGCCCTTGTCCATCATGCGTGCCGCTGCTGCCATGGTGCCGTCCCCGCCGATGCAGACCAGGGCATCCAATCCCAGGTTTTCGAAGTTGTGCATCGCCTGGTCGGAGCGGTCGCGATAGACCATCTTGCCGCCTTCGAGCATCGGGTAGTTGAAGGGGTCGGCCCGGTTGGAGGTGCCAAGGATGGTGCCGCCCCTGGTCAGGATGCCGGAAACCGCTGCATAGTCCAGGTCCATATAGCGGTTCTCGAGCAGACCTTCGAACCCATCCACGAAGCCCACCACTTCCATGTCGTATTCCAGCAGCGCCGTCTTGGTCACCGCACGGATCACAGCATTGAGGCCGGGGCAATCGCCACCACCGGTCAGCACCGCCAGTCGCATCCGTTTCTTCGGCATCTTCCTCTCCTCCACGTCCTCAAGTTCGGTGCAGGTGCACGGATCCCTTTCACGTCGTCCAGCGATCTGGCTCCGAGTAACTGGACGCCGCGAAAATATACACAGTTACGGCCCCAATATCAAGGAAGAAATGCCCGCGGCTGGAGGCGGCTTGAAGCGGAGGAGTCCGGAGCCTTGTGATTGGGATTCGCCCCATTCCCACGCCCGCACGCCGACTCCGAACAGTAGGAAGGTGAGCGAGGGCGCCAGGCTGGAGGAGCGGCTGCCAAGCATCTTGGTAGTGAGGAGTTGGGCCCGCAGGCCGCGGTCAGCGGGAAAAACGGAGGATGGTCACCTGCTGACAGTAAACTTCTTGAGGATGGCGCTGCGGGGCGTCTCCACCCGCAGGAAGTAGATGCCGCTGGGCAAGGGGTATCCTTGGCTCCCAAGGCCGTCCCAGCTGAAAATGTGGAGGCCGGGCGCCTGTTCGCCTGCAAACAACTGGCGGACCACTCTGCCGAGAGGGTCATAGACCGACAGGCGCACCTGCCCTGGTGCGGGAAGGGCGTAGCGGATTGCCGCCGGTGGCACAAGCGGGTTCGGGTAGAGCTGGCAAGAAAGCCCGTCAGCTGGCACATAGCTCTGTCCGGGTCCAACAGCGGAGGAGGCCTCCTCCACGATCAGCCCGCACAGCAGGGTAGAGTCGCGGCCGGCAGCAAAGTGGACATCCAGGACGCCATCGGTCACCGGCACCTGGTCGGCCACCAGTTGGAAGGCGACGCCGTTGCCGGCCTGCGCGGCCAGGTCCAAGTCGCGAGCAACGCTGCGCCCTTCGACTACCACATCGAAGCGGCGC
Coding sequences:
- a CDS encoding ATP-dependent 6-phosphofructokinase, translating into MPKKRMRLAVLTGGGDCPGLNAVIRAVTKTALLEYDMEVVGFVDGFEGLLENRYMDLDYAAVSGILTRGGTILGTSNRADPFNYPMLEGGKMVYRDRSDQAMHNFENLGLDALVCIGGDGTMAAAARMMDKGLPVVGVPKTIDNDLYGTDVTFGFDSAVATGTEAIDRLHTTAQSHHRVMVVEVMGRYAGWLALTIGIAGGGDIILIPEIPYDIDIVCERVKERNFRGSRFSILVVAEAAAPKGGKMVVRELIEGSPDKIRLGGIGSVVAKDIEQRTKVETRVTVLGHLLRGGVPTAYDRILATRFGVEAVRMVVNGNFGHMVGIQGGELKHVPIKEVGGKTRKVPLDSPLIAVARSVGSCLGD
- a CDS encoding ribulokinase; this encodes MDRRLVSLGLDFGTESARAVVVDLSSGEELATAVAQYPHGVITEELPESGVKLGDEWAVRHPGDWLHALAHIVPHAIREARVEAEQVVGIGVDFTSCTVLPTTANGTPPCLTEAFAVQPHAWPKLWKHHAAQPEADEINHLAAQRGESFLARYGGKIASEWLFPKALQMLREAPEVYQAASRIIEGGDWLVWYLTGEEKRSACQAGYKALWDKQAGYPSPDFFAALDSRFRDVVADKLSTSIYPVGTRAEVAQRLGLRAGTPVGVAIIDAHSAVLGTGVAEPGKMVLVLGTSTCHMVLGPKVTATGIAGIVEDGIVPGYVGYESGQAAVGDIFAWYVRQHLPVELHEEATRNGLDPYKVLEQRAARLRPGQSGLLALDWWNGNRSILMDAELSGLIVGFTLASKPEEVYRALVEATAFGTKKIVDNHEEQGIPVQELYACGGIADKSPMLMQIYADVTGREIRLAASAQATALGAAIIGAIAAGRAAGGFDDFAEATRRMAKQKETVYRPVPAHHAIYAQLYAEYVRLHDYFGRGVNDTMKVLRRLRAAASRGE